A part of Neoarius graeffei isolate fNeoGra1 chromosome 8, fNeoGra1.pri, whole genome shotgun sequence genomic DNA contains:
- the LOC132890357 gene encoding uncharacterized protein LOC132890357 encodes MLYTELTLKMITLMWITVMLFNQTDSAQINDLNQPNPVIAAGVGENVTLRCFKLLKENSGTIIWFKQKVGQEPQVMVAVQHEPKYIDEFKPPKFSIEKEKAGFHLKIVNVEPSDEALYYCGLLYFCGHSTSFEKGTFLSVKGDGDVKVSVIQSGVLDSVPAGASVTLQCSVRSESRAAEHQVLWFRAASPQSHPQIIYTHHNSSRQCESGSSTHTCVYDFSKNILSINDTGTYYCAVAVCGKIIFGNGTRVQLENSPNPEVIYFAVVVAVCLVVIFAQAFIICKMRSCKQIRVRSQQDCVAEETPNQGRDAVELNYVSLHFKKNKTKRVTRKREKPDCIYSDVASGT; translated from the exons atgctgtacaCAGAGCTCACACTGAAGATGATCACACTGATGTGGATCACAGTGATGCTTTTTAATCAAACTG ATTCTGCACAGATAAATGACCTCAATCAGCCGAACCCAGTGATCGCTGCTGGTGTTGGTGAGAACGTGACTCTGCGCTGCTTTAAACTGCTGAAGGAAAACAGTGGAACTATCATCTGGTTCAAGCAAAAAGTCGGACAGGAGCCTCAGGTAATGGTGGCTGTTCAACATGAACCCAAATATATAGATGAGTTCAAGCCACCAAAATTCAGCATCGAGAAAGAAAAAGCGGGCTTCCATTTGAAAATTGTTAACGTGGAACCATCAGATGAAGCCTTGTATTACTGTGGACTTTTGTATTTCTGTGGACATTCAACAAGTTTTGAAAAAGGAACCTTTTTATCAGTGAAAg GTGATGGAGATGTAAAAGTGTCAGTGATCCAGAGCGGCGTGTTGGACTCGGTTCCTGCAGGAGCGTCAGTGACTCTGCAGTGCTCAGTTCGCTCTGAGAGCAGAGCAGCAGAACACCAAGTGCTCTGGTTCAGAGCTGCTTCACCACAATCCCATCCTCAAATCATTTACACTCATCACAACAGCAGCCGTCAGTGTGAGAGCGGCTCTTCTACACACACCTGTGTGTACGACTTCTCCAAGAACATCCTCAGCATCAATGATACTGGAACTTACTACTGCGCTGTGGCCGTGTGTGGGAAGATCATTTTTGGGAACGGGACTAGAGTACAGTTGGAGAACTCTCCAAA TCCTGAAGTGATCTACTTCGCAGTGGTGGTGGCAGTGTGTCTGGTTGTGATCTTTGCTCAAGCTTTTATAATCTGTAAAATGAGGAGCTGCAAACAAATCAGAG TGAGATCTCAACAAGATTGTGTGGCCGAGGAAACACCCAATCAG GGTCGTGATGCAGTGGAGCTGAATTACGTGTCTTTACATTTCAAAAAGAACAAAACGAAAAGGGTgacaagaaagagagaaaaacctGATTGTATTTATTCTGATGTGGCTTCTGGTACCTAG
- the LOC132890019 gene encoding uncharacterized protein LOC132890019 — protein MTCLWILILIFSTMYPVQPGRRWVAAQSLTESGVYQPDKELSVDIGDSATLQCCISENVYGIIAWFKQPNRQKPQIIVTVYKSGGETFYNESQKSRFQIERSSNCLNITFLNTFQSDEAMYYCALTRPNLVFGDGTHLKIKGEHVTIESETSKPALGDNSVGCEPTLHGNSTNTNTQEKTVLGLGTALGLCALLIFCLIYFILRRRKWDKINASVENFPGMNQVRESEAETLNYAAVHFSKRKPKAETKKSGSSDECVYADVNKAARCNINDS, from the exons atgacttgtttgtggATTTTAATTTTGATCTTCAGCACCATGT aTCCAGTCCAACCTGGTAGACGCTGGGTTGCTGCACAATCCCTCACAGAGTCAGGAGTTTATCAGCCTGATAAAGAGCTCAGTGTGGATATCGGAGACTCTGCGACTCTGCAGTGTTGTATTTCTGAAAATGTATATGGGATAATCGCCTGGTTTAAGCAACCGAACAGACAAAAACCTCAGATTATAGTCACGGTGTATAAAAGTGGGGGAGAAACATTTTACAATGAATCCCAAAAGTCACGTTTCCAAATAGAAAGATCTTCAAACTGCTTAAATATTACATTTTTAAACACCTTTCAGTCTGATGAAGCCATGTACTACTGTGCACTGACGAGACCCAACCTTGTGTTTGGAGATGGAACtcatttaaaaattaaag GTGAACATGTTACTATTGAATCAGAAACATCTAAACCAGCTCTGGGTGATAATTCAGTGGGCTGTGAACCAACACTGCATGGAAACAGCACTAACACGAACACACAAGAGAAAACAG TGCTCGGTTTGGGAACGGCTTTGGGTTTGTGTGCACTTCTGATTTTCTGTCTCATTTATTTCATACTGAGGAGAAGAAAATGGGATAAAA TAAATGCTTCTGTCGAAAATTTTCCAGGAATGAATCAGGTACGT GAATCTGAAGCTGAAACACTGAATTATGCAGCTGTGCATTTCTCTAAGAGGAAACCCAAAGCTGAAACAAAGAAATCTGGTTCATCAGATGAGTGTGTGTACGCTGATGTGAATAAAGCTGCACGCTGTAACATAAATGATTCATAA